Genomic DNA from Streptomyces sp. AM 2-1-1:
TTCGCCGAGCTGCTCCACATCGCGGGCGTGAAGTTCGCGATCATGGGCGGCGACGAGAAGTGCACCGGTGACTCCGCCCGCCGCCTCGGCAACGAGCCGCTGTTCCAGCAGCTCGGCCAGGAGAACGTCGCGATGCTGAACATGGCGTTCGGCGAAGATGACGAGGACGACTCGACCAGGAAGGCGAAGGCGACGAAGAAGATCGTCGCCACCTGCCCGCACTGCTTCAACACGATCGCCAACGAGTACCCGCAGCTCGGCGGCGAGTACGAGGTCATCCACCACACGCAGCTGCTCCAGCACCTGGTGGACGAGGGCAAGCTCGTGCCGGTGACCCCGGTCGAGGGCCTGATCACCTATCACGACCCCTGCTACCTGGGCCGTCACAACAAGGTCTACACACCGCCGCGCGAGATCATCAAGAGCGTTCCGGGCCTGCGGAACGAGGAGATGCACCGCCACAAGGAGCGCGGCTTCTGCTGCGGCGCCGGCGGCGCGCGGATGTGGATGGAGGAGCGGATCGGCAAGCGCATCAACAACGAGCGTGTCGACGAGGCCCTCTCCCTCAACCCGGACATCGTCTCGACGGCCTGCCCGTTCTGCCTCGTCATGCTGACCGACTCGGTCAACGGCAAGAAGAACGACGGCAAGGCGAAGGAGTCGATCCAGGTCGTCGACGTCTCGCAACTCCTCCTGGAGTCCGTGAAGAAGCCCGTCGAGCCGGAGCCCGAACCCCAGCCGGAGCCGGAGCCCGCCGCGTAACGCACCCGCCCGCATCACGCGCACGCCGCACCACCGCACCACCGCACCGGACGGAAGCGGTCGGACCTGCCTCGGGGGCAGGACCGGCCGCTTCTCTCGTTCCGGCGCCCGGAATTCACCCGTACGGGTAGGGCCCGTCATCCCGTACGGGATGTCACAGCTCAGCCGCAAAGCCGTCCCGGTCCCCCCGCCACCCCACCGGGCACCCCCAGGACCAGGTACGTTCGATCACGTGGCTGGATTCAGGATCGGACGCGGCCGGGACAACCGCACCCCGCAACAACCGCAGCGAACGGGGCAACCGCAGCAGCGGCAGCCGTACGGAGGGCAGGCACCACAGCCGCCGTACGGCGCTCAGCAGTGGCCGCAGGGAGGTGGCGACCCCGCCCCACCGCAGTACGGAGCGCCCCGCGCAACCCCGTACGGCGGCGGCCCGGGCAACGGCGGCGTCCCCGGCAACGGTTACGGCAACGCGCCCCGCGGCTACGAGGGACGCGGGCAGCAGCAGCCCGGCGGTCACGGGGAGCCGGAGTACTTCGGCGACCCGTACCAGGAGGCCTCGCGCCAGGACCCGTACGCGAACAACCCTGGCCACACCCAGGCATTCAGCGTCGGCGAGGAGCCGTACACCGACGGCAGCACCTACCAGGGCGGCCACGCGCCGGCCCACCCGTCCGGCCCGCGCCTGGGCTGGAAGGACCTGCTGTCGGGGATCGTGCTGCGGCCGGGCGCGACGTTCTGGCAGATGCGGGACTACCCCGTCTGGGGCCCCGCCCTGATCGTCACCTTCGTCTACGGGCTGCTGGCGCTGTTCGGCTTCGACCAGGCCCGCGAAGAGGCCATCAACGCCACCATCTCCACGGCCGTCCCGTACGTCCTCTTCACCGGCGTCGGCTTCGTCGTCGGCGGCCTGGTCCTCGGCGCGGTCACCCACACCGTGGCCCGCCAGCTCGGCGGCGACGGCGCCTGGCAGCCCACCGTGGGCCTCTCCATGCTGATCATGTCGATCACGGACGCCCCCCGACTGCTCTTCGCCCTCTTCCTGGGCGGCGAGAACTCGCTGGTCCAGATCGTCGGCTGGATCACCCTGCTGGCCGCCGGAGCACTCTTCACCTCCATGGTGAGCAAGTCGCACGACCTGCCCTGGCCCAAGGCCCTGGGTGCCTCCGCGATCCAGCTGATCGGCCTGCTCTCCATCCTCAAGCTCGGCACGATCTGAGCGGCAGCGCGCCGCGTACGACCGTCATGACGAAGGCCCGGACCGTGCTCCCCGATCGAACGGGAGAAGCGGTCCGGGCCTTCGTCATGGGGTCGAGCGGGCTCTCAGGAATCGAAAACCTGTCCCGTACGGCGCACGACGGGCTTCTCGACGCTCCACGGGAAGTTGATCCACCGATCGGTCTTCTTCCACACGTACTCGCACTCCACGAGCGACTGCGGCTTCTCGTAGATCACCGCGCTGCGCACCTCGGCGACGTGGTCCAGGCAGAAGTCGCGGACCAGCTTCAGCGTCTTGCCGGTGTCGGCGACGTCGTCGGCGATCAGGACCCTCTTGCGCGTGAAGTCCACGACGTTCGGCACGGGTGCCAGCATGACCGGCATCTCCAGGGTGGTGCCCACCCCGGTGTAGAACTCCACGTTGACCAGGTGGATGTTCTTGCAGTCCAGCGCGTACGCCAGCCCGCCGGCCACGAACACCCCGCCCCGCGCGATGCTCAGCACCACGTCGGGCTCGAACCCGTCGTCGGCGACCGCCTGGGCGAGCTCACGCACCGCGAGCCCGAAACCCTCGTAGGTCAGGTTCTCCCGCTCCTGAGCAGCCATTCCCATGCCCGTCCTCCGCGCGTCCTTCGTGCCCGTGCCGTGTGTCGCGTGCCTGGGCCCTGTGCCCTTGGGCCCGGTCCTGGGCCTTGGATCCGGGGCCCGTGCCCGTGCCCGTGCCCGTGCCCATGTCTGGTGTCAGACCTGGGTCCGGTGGAAGTTCAGGTACGAACGCGACGCCGTCGGGCCGCGCTGCCCCTGGTATCGGGAGCCGTACCGCTCCGAACCGTAGGGGAACTCGGCGGGCGAGGTCAGCCGGAACATGCACAGCTGGCCGATCTTCATCCCCGGCCACAGCTTTATCGGCAGCGTCGCGAGGTTCGACAGCTCCAGCGTGACGTGCCCCGAGAATCCGGGGTCGATGAACCCGGCGGTGGAGTGCGTCACCAGCCCGAGCCGCCCGAGCGAACTCTTGCCCTCCAGCCGCGACGCCAGGTCGTCCGGCAGCGTGATCGTCTCGTACGTCGACGCCAGCACGAACTCCCCGGGGTGCAGGATGAACGGCTCGTCCCCCTCCGGCTCGACCGTCCGGGTCAGGTCCGGCTGCTCGACGGCCGGGTCGATGTGGGGGTAGCGGTGGTTCTCGAACACCCGGAAGTAGCGGTCGAGCCGCACATCGATGCTCGAAGGCTGAACCATCGACGGGTCGAACGGGTCGATACGGACCCGACCGCTGTCGATCTCGTTCCGGAGGTCTTTGTCAGAGAGAAGCACGATCCGAGGATACGCAGGACGCGCGGGCCCGCCCCACTCGGACCGCACCCACGCCCCTGCCCCCACCACGGGAGACGGCCCCCGCCACCGCTTACGACGCCGGCCCGGCGGTCACCGGCGCCGTCGCTCCCGAAGGCCACCGCTGCCGGCGGCGCCGTCCCCTCCGGCGGTCACCATGGCCGGAGGCGCGGCTCCTTCCGGCGGTCACCACTGCGGGCGTCGCCCACTCATCCGGCGCTGACCTCTACCACCAAGGCAGCACCGTCCGAAGCTCGTCGCCACCGCCGCGGCGCCCTGATCCAACGCTCTCCCCTACCGCCGGAGCGCCACCACCGGGACCGAGCTCCTCAACCGCGCGCACCGCGGGCACCGGATGAGCCGGCCGGGCCCGATCCGGTCGGACCCGAGCTGCTGCATCGGGAACGACGAGGTGGCGAACACGTGGCCCTCGGCACAGCGGACAACGGTGTGCTCCAGCGTCTCCACCGTCGTCAACGGCTCCATCGACGCCTGCAGCTCCACCGTTTTCTTCGACTCCATCGACTGCATCAAGTCCCTTCCTCAACCAACCGGCCTCGAACGACAAAGCCACACATTAGAGGATGAACAGGACTCGCTCCCCACGCCGCTCCGCCCCAACCTACGCCCCCAACTCCCGCCCACCGCGCCCCCGTCACCCCGACCGCTCCACCCGCCCCGCGACACACGGGACAAGCCCCGCGAAACGACGGCAGGGCCCTCGGCGCATTCGCCGGGGCCCTGCCATGAGGTACAGTGTGCGAGCATGCACAGCCGATCATCGGTGCGCGCTGCGGGTGTAGTTTAATGGTAGAACATGAGCTTCCCAAGCTCAGAGCGCGAGTTCGATTCTCGTCACCCGCTCTTTCACGAACCCCCAGGTCATCGACCTGGGGGTTCGTCGTTGTCTAGACCTCCCTAAGCGCCTTGCACCACCTACGCACCACCTGACCCCTTCTCGTGCTCCTCGCGCGCCTTGTCGCGGGCCTTGCGCACCATCCGGTCCAGC
This window encodes:
- a CDS encoding Yip1 family protein; the protein is MAGFRIGRGRDNRTPQQPQRTGQPQQRQPYGGQAPQPPYGAQQWPQGGGDPAPPQYGAPRATPYGGGPGNGGVPGNGYGNAPRGYEGRGQQQPGGHGEPEYFGDPYQEASRQDPYANNPGHTQAFSVGEEPYTDGSTYQGGHAPAHPSGPRLGWKDLLSGIVLRPGATFWQMRDYPVWGPALIVTFVYGLLALFGFDQAREEAINATISTAVPYVLFTGVGFVVGGLVLGAVTHTVARQLGGDGAWQPTVGLSMLIMSITDAPRLLFALFLGGENSLVQIVGWITLLAAGALFTSMVSKSHDLPWPKALGASAIQLIGLLSILKLGTI
- a CDS encoding phosphoribosyltransferase — protein: MAAQERENLTYEGFGLAVRELAQAVADDGFEPDVVLSIARGGVFVAGGLAYALDCKNIHLVNVEFYTGVGTTLEMPVMLAPVPNVVDFTRKRVLIADDVADTGKTLKLVRDFCLDHVAEVRSAVIYEKPQSLVECEYVWKKTDRWINFPWSVEKPVVRRTGQVFDS
- the dcd gene encoding dCTP deaminase yields the protein MLLSDKDLRNEIDSGRVRIDPFDPSMVQPSSIDVRLDRYFRVFENHRYPHIDPAVEQPDLTRTVEPEGDEPFILHPGEFVLASTYETITLPDDLASRLEGKSSLGRLGLVTHSTAGFIDPGFSGHVTLELSNLATLPIKLWPGMKIGQLCMFRLTSPAEFPYGSERYGSRYQGQRGPTASRSYLNFHRTQV